A part of Vulcanisaeta moutnovskia 768-28 genomic DNA contains:
- a CDS encoding DJ-1/PfpI family protein, with amino-acid sequence MKALIIVADVSYKGEYSMAVQALRQLGMEVSTGLVSKSVNVNFDIDLTGGLSEGILSNYDAVIYIGGYWAYYASTGKEIPGRVKPMVNKEVFEEILTQSVNGGKTTILPLATPAYAAKLGLLKGKKATVYPTTDLITILRNNGVEYINDNFVIDGSIITLKKVTVESLTKALSK; translated from the coding sequence ATGAAGGCTTTAATAATCGTTGCTGATGTATCATATAAGGGGGAGTACTCAATGGCGGTACAGGCACTTAGACAATTAGGTATGGAAGTTAGTACGGGGTTAGTAAGTAAATCCGTGAATGTAAACTTCGACATTGATCTCACAGGTGGATTAAGTGAGGGTATTCTCAGTAATTATGACGCCGTAATCTATATAGGTGGTTATTGGGCCTACTACGCCAGTACCGGTAAGGAAATACCTGGTAGAGTTAAGCCCATGGTTAATAAGGAGGTTTTTGAGGAAATACTTACTCAATCGGTAAATGGTGGTAAAACAACGATACTACCCCTGGCAACACCAGCCTATGCAGCCAAGCTGGGTTTACTAAAGGGTAAGAAGGCAACTGTTTACCCAACGACGGACTTAATAACCATACTCAGGAATAATGGTGTTGAGTATATTAATGACAATTTTGTGATCGATGGCAGTATAATAACCCTGAAGAAAGTAACAGTGGAATCGCTCACCAAGGCACTTAGCAAATAA
- a CDS encoding sn-glycerol-1-phosphate dehydrogenase: MASPQRKSLEMYEIPRVVVFGPNAISKVPEILSKIGLNGLRGLILIGPHFGKHLIDKIECRICDVEEISEISPEGIIELSNKYAHIVDYIIALGGGRIIDFGKAMAHIMNAPYVSIPTIASHDGIASPYVSHILQLDLNKYGLGKVQRTPIAIIADTSIILEAPRRYLLAGVGELIGKLIAVKDWELAVRVKGEEFSEYAAALARDSALIVLRNRDRLKIHGEESVRIVVKALLGCGVAMAIAGSSRPCSGSEHLFSHAIDLLARERGFRPALHGEQVALGAIMMAYLHGMRWRRIRSFLQSLNIPVTAKDLGLDREIIIEALTMAHNVRPDRFTILGAGLSRKAAENLIEITGIA; this comes from the coding sequence ATGGCTTCACCACAACGTAAATCACTGGAAATGTATGAGATTCCCCGAGTCGTGGTATTTGGACCCAACGCCATTAGTAAGGTTCCTGAAATATTAAGTAAAATTGGACTTAATGGATTAAGAGGGTTAATTCTCATTGGTCCTCACTTTGGCAAGCACTTAATTGATAAGATTGAGTGTAGGATTTGTGATGTTGAGGAGATTAGTGAAATAAGTCCTGAGGGAATTATTGAATTATCGAATAAGTATGCCCACATTGTTGATTATATAATAGCCCTAGGTGGTGGTAGGATAATTGATTTCGGTAAGGCCATGGCTCACATAATGAATGCACCATACGTGTCAATACCCACGATAGCGTCTCACGACGGTATAGCAAGCCCTTATGTATCACACATACTTCAGTTAGATCTTAATAAGTACGGTCTCGGCAAGGTTCAGAGAACTCCAATAGCCATTATTGCAGATACGTCAATAATACTTGAAGCTCCAAGGAGGTACCTACTGGCTGGTGTTGGTGAATTGATTGGTAAGTTAATAGCTGTTAAGGACTGGGAACTAGCCGTTAGAGTTAAGGGCGAGGAATTCAGCGAATACGCCGCAGCCCTTGCAAGGGATAGCGCGTTGATAGTCCTTAGGAATAGGGATAGGTTGAAGATACATGGCGAGGAGAGTGTGAGGATAGTTGTAAAGGCGCTACTTGGTTGTGGTGTCGCTATGGCAATTGCCGGTAGCTCAAGGCCGTGTAGTGGTTCCGAGCACCTATTCAGTCATGCTATAGATTTACTAGCGAGGGAAAGGGGGTTCAGACCTGCACTGCATGGAGAGCAGGTGGCACTTGGTGCAATAATGATGGCGTATCTACATGGTATGAGGTGGAGGAGGATAAGGTCGTTCCTACAGAGCTTAAATATACCCGTTACGGCTAAGGATCTTGGTCTTGATAGGGAAATAATAATTGAGGCATTAACAATGGCACATAACGTTAGGCCTGATAGATTTACTATATTAGGAGCGGGCTTGTCTCGTAAAGCCGCCGAAAACCTAATCGAGATTACAGGTATTGCTTAA
- a CDS encoding inorganic phosphate transporter, protein MTYTLIVNYALAFLLSFLVSGNNLSANAGAAVGSRSIDYKYALVIALLGYVLGLWLQGTYMKSNIVSGDVALVAMAVAIVIFIIGEGMKVPMSLTGSLYASLVGASFALGHIMSNAVFVLSYWLSLPIIVMFLSYILYKFLSAFSRISFRHIGIYRALSILTVFLLSFSFGANNLGLLWALLGFSYRGLLLIIISSMMGVLLIGWRTLYRLSTGLFTIGPLTSFTVQLFSFIAMEIGTLYSVPMPVTVTTSFGLVGVGAAHRFRIINLRYFNELILGFIASIIVGLIFSYLLIKVI, encoded by the coding sequence ATGACGTATACGTTGATAGTGAACTACGCATTAGCGTTTTTGCTTTCATTTTTAGTATCCGGGAATAATTTATCGGCTAATGCTGGAGCTGCCGTGGGTTCTAGGTCAATTGATTATAAATATGCCTTAGTAATTGCGTTACTTGGTTATGTACTTGGATTATGGTTGCAGGGTACTTATATGAAGTCCAATATAGTGAGTGGTGATGTGGCCCTGGTGGCTATGGCGGTTGCCATAGTTATATTCATAATTGGTGAGGGAATGAAAGTCCCAATGTCACTAACAGGCTCCTTATACGCAAGCCTAGTCGGTGCTTCATTTGCACTAGGCCACATAATGAGCAATGCAGTTTTTGTACTTAGTTATTGGTTATCCCTGCCTATAATAGTAATGTTTCTCTCATATATTCTTTACAAATTTCTTAGCGCATTTTCGAGAATATCATTCAGGCACATAGGTATTTATAGGGCATTATCCATACTAACAGTCTTTCTACTCTCATTCTCCTTTGGTGCAAATAACCTTGGATTACTATGGGCATTATTAGGCTTTAGTTATAGAGGCCTATTACTAATAATCATTAGTTCAATGATGGGTGTTTTATTGATTGGTTGGAGAACACTATATAGACTTAGTACTGGCTTATTCACAATAGGCCCATTAACCAGCTTTACTGTGCAATTGTTCTCATTTATTGCCATGGAGATTGGCACTCTCTATTCTGTGCCCATGCCCGTCACCGTAACGACATCATTCGGTCTAGTTGGTGTTGGAGCTGCGCATAGATTCAGAATAATAAACCTTAGATACTTCAATGAGTTAATACTCGGCTTCATAGCATCAATAATCGTAGGCCTAATATTCAGCTACCTGCTAATTAAGGTTATTTAA
- a CDS encoding sulfide-dependent adenosine diphosphate thiazole synthase, whose translation MVGVSISESSITRAIMRSALKILDEYSSVDVAIVGAGPSGMTAAYYLAKAGLKTIVLERRLSFGGGIGGAASHLPSIVIEYPASEILSKDFGIRLQDMGDGLFTIDPAELIVKLAVKAMDAGTKFLLGIHVEDVITRDNPPRVAGLAVYWSTIQMANMHTDPFFIEAKAVVDATGHDAEIANVTARKNPNMGLKVLGERSANAAIAEDLVVKYTGKVVNGLYVTGMAVAAVYGLPRMGPIFGSMIMSGKRVAELIINDLK comes from the coding sequence ATGGTGGGAGTATCAATCTCGGAGTCAAGCATTACCCGTGCGATAATGAGGAGCGCCTTGAAAATACTTGATGAGTATTCAAGCGTTGATGTTGCTATTGTTGGTGCCGGTCCCTCAGGCATGACCGCGGCTTATTATCTGGCAAAGGCTGGTTTGAAGACAATAGTTCTTGAGAGAAGGTTGTCATTTGGTGGTGGTATCGGTGGCGCTGCAAGCCACTTACCAAGCATAGTCATTGAGTACCCAGCCTCTGAGATCCTAAGTAAGGACTTTGGCATTAGGCTTCAGGACATGGGCGATGGATTATTCACCATTGACCCTGCTGAATTAATTGTCAAGTTGGCTGTTAAGGCTATGGATGCTGGAACAAAGTTCCTTCTTGGAATCCACGTTGAGGATGTTATAACTAGGGACAATCCACCTAGAGTTGCTGGTCTAGCTGTTTATTGGTCAACAATACAGATGGCCAATATGCATACGGACCCGTTCTTCATAGAAGCCAAAGCCGTGGTTGATGCTACGGGGCATGATGCAGAAATCGCTAATGTAACCGCCAGGAAGAATCCTAACATGGGATTGAAGGTACTTGGTGAACGCTCAGCAAATGCCGCAATTGCTGAGGACTTAGTCGTCAAATACACAGGTAAGGTCGTGAATGGCCTTTACGTGACTGGTATGGCCGTTGCTGCCGTTTACGGATTGCCGAGGATGGGGCCAATATTTGGTTCAATGATTATGAGCGGGAAGAGGGTGGCTGAATTAATAATTAATGATTTAAAGTAG
- the trxA gene encoding thioredoxin, with amino-acid sequence MTVNNTSNVNNKEDDELNKLLERRARELARAVGNEPVELDADNFDNFIRSKRVVVVDFWAPWCAPCFLLEPILKALAKEMPCVGFGRLNTQEWPDVAAKYDVMSLPTVIIFRNGEPVDFVIGAVPKKIIADKIRRILSEN; translated from the coding sequence ATGACGGTGAATAATACAAGTAATGTAAATAATAAGGAGGATGATGAATTGAATAAGTTATTGGAAAGGAGAGCTAGGGAATTAGCTAGGGCGGTTGGTAATGAGCCTGTTGAGTTGGATGCGGATAATTTTGATAATTTTATCAGGAGTAAGAGGGTTGTGGTTGTGGACTTTTGGGCACCCTGGTGCGCTCCATGCTTTTTACTCGAGCCTATCCTAAAGGCCTTAGCTAAGGAGATGCCTTGTGTTGGTTTTGGTAGGTTAAATACGCAGGAGTGGCCTGATGTTGCGGCAAAGTATGATGTAATGAGTCTGCCTACGGTCATCATATTTAGGAATGGTGAACCTGTGGACTTCGTGATTGGTGCAGTGCCCAAGAAGATAATTGCTGATAAGATAAGGAGAATCCTTAGCGAGAATTAA
- a CDS encoding aspartate aminotransferase family protein, whose amino-acid sequence MGRSEEILKELDEYLMTNIYPTHKIVVREARDIYVYDVDGNTYLDFMTVVTTALLGHNPPGLADAIAETAKRLIAGNGYNWYTEELLNAAKAVLGLFPDKAMYNKVHFKLSGSEGIELALKIAKRYTKSTYVMYLMGGYHGRTYLTGSYHGMRRKEYGPLPSGTLIAPFPYPYRCPFGEMAPEECSKAAVETIEYYINYVAIKDACCLVTEPIQGVGGIVVPPMNFFEKLKKVLDTYGILLVFDEVQTGMGRTGTTWAFEQFNVKPDIVVAAKGMTGGLPASAVVTRKELSSVMQLNDEHSTFGASALIMAAVKATIDYYNIHKEELLSNAKKMGEYAMKRLMELYDKHPLIGEVRGLGLMIGIELVKNRKTKEPATKETSDVCLNRALKRGVLFVTSGWNGNVIRFAPPLTVKQEHIDKAIDVLDKSLGEVEREENIK is encoded by the coding sequence ATGGGAAGATCCGAGGAAATCCTTAAGGAACTGGACGAATATTTAATGACGAATATATACCCAACCCATAAGATCGTCGTCAGGGAGGCCCGCGATATTTATGTTTATGATGTTGATGGGAATACGTACTTAGACTTCATGACCGTAGTAACCACGGCATTGCTTGGCCATAATCCACCAGGTCTCGCTGATGCTATTGCTGAAACGGCCAAGCGATTAATAGCTGGCAATGGTTATAATTGGTACACTGAGGAGCTACTAAACGCCGCGAAGGCAGTACTAGGCCTCTTCCCTGATAAGGCAATGTATAATAAGGTTCACTTCAAGTTAAGTGGTTCTGAGGGTATTGAATTAGCGCTGAAGATTGCAAAGAGGTATACTAAGAGCACATACGTGATGTACCTAATGGGTGGCTATCACGGTAGGACATACCTAACCGGTTCATACCATGGAATGAGGAGAAAGGAGTATGGCCCATTACCATCAGGTACATTAATAGCTCCATTCCCATACCCATACAGGTGTCCATTTGGCGAAATGGCACCCGAGGAATGCAGCAAGGCAGCCGTCGAGACTATTGAGTATTACATAAATTATGTCGCCATTAAAGACGCTTGTTGTTTAGTGACTGAACCAATACAGGGTGTTGGTGGTATCGTAGTACCGCCTATGAATTTCTTCGAGAAGCTCAAGAAGGTATTGGATACATACGGCATATTACTAGTATTTGATGAAGTTCAAACGGGTATGGGTAGGACAGGCACCACCTGGGCCTTTGAACAATTTAACGTTAAGCCTGACATTGTCGTAGCTGCTAAGGGAATGACTGGTGGATTGCCGGCATCAGCTGTAGTCACTAGGAAGGAATTATCATCGGTAATGCAACTAAATGATGAGCATTCGACCTTTGGCGCATCAGCGTTAATAATGGCTGCTGTGAAGGCGACAATTGATTATTATAACATACATAAGGAGGAATTATTAAGTAATGCCAAGAAAATGGGCGAGTATGCGATGAAGAGGTTGATGGAGCTCTATGATAAGCATCCACTCATTGGTGAGGTCAGGGGATTAGGACTCATGATCGGTATTGAACTTGTTAAGAACAGGAAGACTAAGGAGCCAGCGACGAAGGAAACAAGTGACGTATGCCTTAATAGAGCATTGAAAAGAGGCGTACTCTTCGTGACCAGTGGTTGGAATGGTAACGTCATTAGGTTCGCACCGCCACTAACTGTTAAGCAGGAACATATTGATAAGGCGATAGATGTACTCGATAAATCACTAGGTGAAGTAGAGAGGGAGGAGAATATCAAGTAA
- a CDS encoding acetate--CoA ligase family protein, with protein MEEQKAQSQEGKIAEVSLVTASPLDLLFNPKSVAIIGATPRENSVGGVITKNLLTRFKGKVYLVNPKYDEVNGIKYYKSILDIQDNIDLAVIAVPAPAVPKVADECIKKGVRIVIIISGGFSEVGEDGAKLEEELRRVVQNRIRVLGPNCIGVYNAFNGLDTFFLPEDRMGRPKPGPVALISQSGAVAGAILDWAARRNIGVGLAVNYGNKLDINESELLEYFAKDNRVKVIVMYMEGLKYIGEGKKLLEVMKEVSSVKPIVTYKAGRTKAATGAVKSHTAALAGNYEIYHAMLRQANVIEADNLTDAFDMAKALATQPLPRGNRVLVITDSGGMGIQSVDALDIRGLQVPELSESLQEILRKQLPPLSVTRNPIDLTGSATDAMYKFVLDTVLPTSYVDMALIIALMQIPGLSINLGNYIIEAKRFNKPIVVVSFGGNEYVAKFESNLEENGIPVYHAPHRAAKALWALYEYSKIKGVAKEWW; from the coding sequence ATGGAGGAACAGAAGGCACAATCACAAGAGGGTAAGATTGCTGAAGTGTCATTAGTAACTGCCTCACCTCTTGACTTATTATTTAATCCAAAATCGGTGGCAATTATCGGAGCCACGCCCAGGGAGAATAGTGTTGGTGGTGTAATAACTAAGAACCTGCTCACTAGGTTTAAGGGTAAGGTTTACCTAGTTAATCCTAAGTATGATGAAGTTAATGGCATTAAATACTATAAATCAATACTTGATATTCAAGACAATATTGACCTGGCAGTCATAGCAGTCCCAGCACCTGCAGTGCCTAAGGTCGCTGATGAATGCATCAAGAAGGGTGTTAGGATTGTCATAATAATTAGTGGTGGTTTTAGTGAGGTTGGTGAGGATGGGGCAAAGCTCGAGGAGGAGCTCAGAAGAGTTGTTCAAAACCGCATTAGAGTACTTGGACCTAATTGTATTGGTGTTTACAATGCATTTAATGGCCTAGACACATTCTTCCTGCCTGAGGATAGGATGGGTAGGCCTAAGCCAGGTCCTGTGGCTCTTATAAGCCAGAGTGGTGCTGTGGCTGGTGCAATACTTGATTGGGCAGCCAGGAGGAATATTGGGGTAGGCCTCGCCGTTAACTATGGAAATAAACTGGACATTAACGAGTCTGAGCTCCTTGAGTACTTTGCTAAGGATAATAGGGTTAAGGTTATTGTTATGTACATGGAAGGACTGAAGTATATTGGAGAGGGTAAGAAACTCCTTGAGGTGATGAAGGAGGTATCCAGCGTTAAGCCAATTGTTACTTATAAGGCGGGCAGGACTAAGGCAGCCACGGGAGCCGTTAAGTCCCACACAGCGGCATTGGCGGGTAATTACGAGATATACCATGCGATGCTTAGGCAGGCTAATGTCATAGAGGCTGATAACTTAACTGATGCATTTGATATGGCTAAGGCATTGGCAACGCAACCATTGCCAAGGGGTAACAGGGTATTGGTGATAACGGACAGTGGCGGTATGGGTATACAGTCTGTGGATGCCTTGGACATACGTGGACTACAAGTACCGGAATTATCTGAGAGTCTTCAGGAAATCTTGAGGAAGCAGTTACCTCCATTATCCGTTACTCGTAATCCAATTGACTTGACGGGTAGTGCCACGGATGCCATGTACAAATTCGTGCTAGACACAGTACTACCAACGAGTTATGTAGATATGGCGTTAATAATAGCCCTAATGCAAATACCTGGTTTATCAATAAACCTGGGCAATTACATAATTGAGGCCAAGAGATTCAATAAACCAATAGTTGTTGTTAGCTTTGGTGGTAATGAATACGTGGCCAAGTTCGAGAGTAATCTAGAGGAGAATGGCATTCCTGTTTACCATGCGCCTCATAGAGCTGCAAAGGCACTGTGGGCCTTATATGAATACTCAAAGATAAAAGGCGTAGCTAAGGAATGGTGGTGA
- a CDS encoding acetate--CoA ligase family protein, with product MVVRVMNPIVAKALEEGRYKLLEHESFELLRQYNIPVPDFALVQDVNEALKVVKDIGYPVVLKVVSPDIIHKSDVGGVILNINNDDELRNACDRIKNNIKEKAPYARISGFLIQRMVPEGLETIIGATKDPIFGHVIAFGLGGIMVEVLQDVSFRIVPITEEDARAMVREIKGYRLFNGYRNMPARDEEAIIYVITKFSELLSDNPNIVEADLNPVIVLERGKGAYAADARFIIRSV from the coding sequence ATGGTGGTGAGGGTTATGAACCCAATAGTTGCTAAGGCCCTTGAGGAGGGCAGGTATAAATTACTCGAACATGAATCCTTTGAGCTTCTTAGGCAGTATAACATACCAGTTCCTGACTTTGCACTTGTTCAGGATGTTAATGAGGCGCTTAAGGTTGTTAAGGACATAGGTTACCCAGTGGTACTTAAGGTTGTTTCTCCAGACATAATCCATAAATCCGATGTTGGTGGTGTCATTCTCAATATAAATAATGATGATGAACTTAGGAACGCCTGTGATAGAATTAAGAATAATATTAAGGAAAAGGCCCCATATGCCAGAATCAGTGGTTTCCTAATACAGAGGATGGTGCCTGAGGGTTTGGAGACAATAATTGGCGCCACAAAGGATCCAATTTTCGGTCATGTAATAGCCTTTGGTCTTGGTGGTATTATGGTCGAGGTTCTACAGGACGTGAGCTTTAGGATAGTGCCTATTACCGAGGAGGATGCCAGGGCAATGGTTAGGGAAATAAAGGGCTATCGATTATTTAATGGTTATAGGAACATGCCTGCCAGGGATGAGGAAGCCATAATATATGTAATAACGAAGTTCTCAGAACTCCTATCCGACAACCCAAACATTGTTGAGGCCGATCTAAACCCAGTCATTGTACTTGAGAGGGGTAAGGGGGCTTACGCAGCCGACGCCAGATTCATAATCAGATCAGTGTAA
- the htpX gene encoding zinc metalloprotease HtpX yields the protein MNKALLVFRLKMALAIIAILLLGAAFTYGVILLLDPSLGGVALVTSLIIMAFFLTLLQWLIGPFLINAMYRAHEIKPGDPTYGWVYDIIADVARANGFKSVPKVYVADVPFPNAFAYGSPIAGKRVAITLPLLKILKPGELKAVLGHEIGHLRHRDVEVLMAVGLLPTVIYWLGWSLWWGGWWGGWSGGRNNNGGLLLLIGLVLLAVSFLFQLFVLYINRLREAYADINGALTVENGAHNLQRALAKITLYMDPNMVKKTTNGTLRMLFFAPPVSAEYIENNVDDLIEYWRHYKPSIWEELFMTHPHPAKRIQMLDRLAESSP from the coding sequence ATGAACAAGGCACTACTAGTATTCAGGTTAAAGATGGCACTTGCAATAATAGCAATATTACTATTGGGTGCGGCTTTTACGTATGGTGTCATTTTGTTACTAGATCCATCACTAGGTGGTGTTGCGTTAGTTACGAGCTTAATAATAATGGCTTTCTTCTTAACATTACTACAATGGCTTATTGGACCGTTTTTGATAAATGCCATGTATAGAGCCCATGAGATTAAGCCTGGTGACCCAACCTATGGCTGGGTCTACGACATTATTGCCGATGTCGCTAGGGCTAATGGCTTCAAGAGTGTGCCGAAGGTCTATGTGGCTGATGTACCGTTTCCCAACGCTTTCGCTTACGGAAGCCCAATAGCTGGTAAGAGGGTTGCAATAACACTGCCTCTACTGAAGATATTGAAGCCAGGCGAGTTGAAGGCTGTTCTTGGTCATGAGATTGGCCACCTTAGGCATAGGGATGTTGAGGTTCTGATGGCTGTCGGACTATTGCCCACAGTTATTTACTGGCTTGGTTGGTCGCTTTGGTGGGGTGGTTGGTGGGGAGGTTGGTCAGGAGGCAGGAATAATAATGGTGGTTTACTGCTTCTCATAGGCCTGGTATTACTTGCCGTTAGCTTCCTATTCCAGTTATTTGTTCTGTACATAAATAGGTTAAGGGAGGCTTATGCCGATATTAATGGCGCATTGACTGTGGAGAATGGTGCACATAATCTTCAGAGAGCCCTTGCAAAGATAACGCTTTACATGGATCCAAACATGGTGAAGAAGACTACAAATGGTACATTAAGGATGTTGTTCTTTGCACCACCAGTTAGTGCTGAGTATATTGAGAATAATGTTGATGACTTGATAGAGTATTGGAGACATTACAAGCCATCAATTTGGGAGGAGTTATTCATGACGCATCCGCATCCTGCAAAGAGGATACAGATGCTTGATAGGTTAGCTGAGTCCTCACCGTAA
- a CDS encoding DUF1152 domain-containing protein, producing the protein MINEIIGLNVRSVLVIGIGGGGDVVGSSITYSLAVNEGKEAVLGAVLWERYINDIVPGPIRVQELRNAEVFGNYLAMVDGDTYAIREGRRVVPQIANVLSVIKDDGLGISISGSVNDVARELSTYVNKYGFDAIIGIDVGGDVLALGNEDGLYSPLTDSYSVAVLSKVQDYTGAQVVLGIAGPGVDGELDRDYVLMRISQLASKCAFLGAYGPTRGDLMILEDILSKAVTEASGLVYRAAKGYHGNVGIRGSTKNVKLDISSSITYYLDLRKIISDLPLANLVINARDPWDAMRTLNSKGVMTELNFEEEVYRYYKTKSKIPSPEEAYLMIKEIKNRLKSQVQLMSNQHGSTHH; encoded by the coding sequence GTGATTAACGAAATTATTGGACTTAATGTTAGGAGTGTCTTGGTAATTGGAATTGGCGGTGGAGGCGATGTTGTCGGTTCATCAATTACATATAGTCTTGCTGTGAATGAGGGGAAGGAGGCCGTGCTTGGTGCAGTTCTTTGGGAGAGATATATTAATGATATTGTACCTGGGCCAATTAGAGTGCAGGAGCTTCGAAACGCCGAGGTCTTTGGTAATTATTTAGCTATGGTTGATGGAGATACTTATGCAATTAGGGAGGGTAGGCGTGTTGTACCTCAAATAGCCAATGTATTAAGTGTAATTAAGGATGATGGGTTAGGTATTAGCATTTCGGGCTCCGTAAATGATGTAGCTAGAGAATTAAGTACGTATGTGAATAAGTATGGATTTGATGCCATAATAGGCATTGATGTTGGTGGTGATGTGTTAGCCTTAGGTAATGAGGATGGACTATATAGCCCACTTACTGATAGTTACTCAGTTGCTGTTTTAAGTAAGGTTCAAGATTATACTGGCGCCCAGGTAGTACTTGGTATTGCAGGTCCTGGTGTTGATGGTGAGTTAGATAGGGATTACGTGCTAATGAGAATAAGCCAATTAGCCAGTAAGTGTGCATTTCTAGGTGCCTATGGACCAACACGAGGCGATTTAATGATTCTTGAGGACATTCTAAGTAAGGCAGTAACAGAGGCCAGTGGATTAGTGTATAGGGCTGCTAAGGGGTATCACGGAAACGTTGGGATAAGAGGAAGCACTAAGAATGTGAAGCTCGATATATCATCATCAATAACTTACTACCTAGACCTCAGGAAGATCATTAGTGATTTACCGCTAGCCAATTTAGTGATTAATGCAAGGGATCCCTGGGATGCAATGAGAACATTAAATAGTAAGGGTGTAATGACCGAGCTTAACTTTGAGGAAGAGGTCTATAGATATTATAAGACTAAGTCAAAGATACCGAGTCCTGAAGAGGCTTACTTAATGATTAAGGAAATAAAGAATAGATTAAAGTCTCAGGTGCAGTTAATGAGTAATCAGCATGGCAGTACTCATCATTAA
- a CDS encoding helicase-related protein — MVPGRWVNKYGEKWLYRNFSSYGGLYLEGEQGAGTVVKDELGPNIQHFTISQLLLPTYTEYEGGEEIPGIDQTDSTGGISREGEFVYDIEVEEDHSFVADGVVVHNCHHVPADTFKEVAFRLRAPFRLALSATPKRSDSNEHLIFLSSGDVVFQADYRDMVEARLVVPVRHFRIYVDLTPEERRDYERAGDNAIVLRNIASVASAKISITKEIVKAEVGIGSKIIVFTQFIRQAEELYKVLKEELGPIITLITSKTSDRDSIFKAFARGAYKVIVATTVLDEGIDVPDADVAIILSGTGSRRQMIQRIGRVVRASDDKVEARIYEVVARNTIEEALSEERHVKGEVLEIECRRYLADEIRRLINHVISSTSLFKSSNP; from the coding sequence TTGGTTCCTGGACGATGGGTCAATAAGTATGGGGAAAAATGGTTATATCGCAATTTCTCTTCATACGGAGGGTTATACCTTGAAGGAGAACAGGGAGCTGGTACAGTAGTTAAAGACGAATTGGGACCTAACATTCAGCATTTCACAATATCGCAATTACTACTTCCTACATACACCGAATATGAGGGAGGCGAAGAAATTCCTGGAATTGATCAAACCGATAGCACTGGAGGCATTTCCAGGGAAGGTGAATTCGTTTATGACATTGAGGTAGAGGAGGATCATAGTTTCGTGGCTGATGGGGTAGTAGTGCATAATTGTCATCATGTTCCTGCCGATACCTTTAAGGAGGTTGCGTTTAGGCTTAGAGCGCCGTTTAGGTTGGCTTTGTCTGCTACGCCAAAGAGAAGTGATAGTAATGAGCATTTGATTTTCCTGAGTTCTGGTGACGTTGTGTTTCAGGCTGATTATAGGGATATGGTTGAGGCTAGGTTGGTTGTTCCTGTTAGGCATTTCAGGATATACGTTGACCTAACGCCTGAGGAAAGGAGGGACTATGAGAGGGCTGGTGATAATGCGATTGTTCTGAGGAACATAGCCAGCGTAGCCAGCGCCAAGATTAGTATTACTAAGGAAATAGTGAAGGCTGAGGTTGGTATTGGTAGTAAGATTATTGTCTTCACACAATTCATAAGGCAGGCTGAGGAGTTGTATAAAGTCCTTAAGGAAGAGTTGGGGCCAATTATTACATTAATAACCTCCAAGACAAGTGATAGGGACTCGATATTTAAGGCGTTTGCCAGGGGTGCGTATAAGGTCATTGTGGCGACAACGGTTCTTGATGAGGGTATTGATGTGCCTGATGCGGATGTAGCAATTATTCTCTCCGGGACTGGTTCCCGAAGGCAGATGATCCAGAGGATTGGTCGTGTTGTTAGGGCTAGTGATGATAAGGTTGAGGCGAGAATCTACGAAGTAGTGGCTAGGAACACCATTGAGGAGGCGCTGAGTGAGGAGAGGCATGTTAAGGGTGAGGTTCTCGAAATTGAGTGCAGGAGATACTTGGCTGATGAGATTAGGCGTTTAATAAACCACGTAATTAGCAGTACGTCATTATTTAAATCGTCGAATCCCTGA